A stretch of Natranaerobius trueperi DNA encodes these proteins:
- a CDS encoding AsnC family transcriptional regulator, producing the protein MYKLDDIDKSILNIIQSDFPLAQRPYLELARTLELTEDEVYNRVIKLYDKGYIRRLGGVFDSKKLGFVSTLVALKVDKSRVDEIAHKINEYYGVTHNYKRDHEFNIWFTLTEKNQKLLDDKLQEISLLQGVHRLLKLPATILFKIGVNFQLKQE; encoded by the coding sequence ATGTATAAGTTAGATGATATTGATAAAAGTATACTAAACATTATTCAATCTGATTTTCCATTAGCCCAAAGGCCTTATTTAGAATTGGCTAGAACACTTGAGCTAACTGAAGATGAAGTTTATAATCGTGTGATAAAACTATATGATAAAGGATATATAAGACGGTTAGGTGGGGTTTTTGATTCTAAAAAACTTGGTTTTGTATCAACTTTAGTAGCATTAAAAGTAGATAAGTCACGAGTAGATGAGATTGCTCATAAAATAAACGAATACTATGGGGTAACACATAATTATAAACGTGATCACGAATTTAATATATGGTTTACATTAACTGAAAAAAACCAAAAGTTATTAGATGATAAACTACAAGAAATATCACTATTACAAGGAGTACATAGATTATTAAAATTACCAGCTACTATACTATTTAAAATAGGGGTCAACTTTCAGTTGAAACAAGAGTAA
- the nirJ2 gene encoding putative heme d1 biosynthesis radical SAM protein NirJ2, with the protein MLVSWNTTSSCHLRCKHCYREAGEKETRELTTEEGKRLLDEVKRAGFKIMIFSGGEPLARGDIYELIEHAKLIGLRPVLGTSGTTITRDVAKKLKEAGALRLGISLDSIRPEVHDEFRQTVGSFNDAITGMKNCKAEGLDFQIHTTIVEQNVEEFEEITDFAVELGAKAHHVFFLVPTGRAKDIETEAIRQKQYEQLLHRIMDKQKQVDIELKPTCAPQFMRIASMKGLDMRFTRGCLAGTSYCCITPNGDVNPCPYLPEKVGNVLETPFDEIWENSDMFKELRTLDFGGKCGDCDYLEKCSGCRARAYYYYNKDYLAQDPWCLYKKSGETNEANV; encoded by the coding sequence GTGCTGGTCTCATGGAACACAACAAGTAGTTGTCATTTAAGATGTAAGCATTGTTATAGGGAAGCGGGAGAGAAAGAAACTAGAGAGCTCACAACCGAGGAAGGAAAAAGATTATTAGACGAAGTAAAAAGAGCAGGCTTTAAAATAATGATATTCAGTGGTGGTGAACCATTAGCGAGAGGTGACATTTATGAATTAATTGAACATGCAAAACTAATTGGACTAAGGCCTGTTCTTGGAACATCAGGAACTACAATTACTAGAGACGTCGCAAAAAAACTAAAAGAAGCTGGTGCTCTTAGGTTAGGTATTAGCCTTGATAGTATTAGACCAGAAGTTCATGATGAATTTCGCCAAACTGTAGGAAGTTTTAATGATGCCATAACAGGTATGAAAAACTGTAAAGCTGAAGGATTAGATTTTCAAATTCACACTACAATAGTAGAACAAAACGTTGAAGAATTTGAAGAAATAACTGATTTTGCTGTAGAGCTCGGAGCAAAAGCCCATCATGTGTTCTTTTTAGTACCAACTGGTAGAGCAAAGGATATAGAAACAGAAGCTATTAGACAAAAACAATATGAACAATTACTACATAGAATTATGGATAAGCAAAAACAGGTTGATATTGAACTAAAACCTACTTGTGCTCCACAATTTATGAGAATAGCTTCGATGAAAGGATTAGATATGAGGTTTACACGTGGTTGTCTTGCTGGTACCTCATATTGTTGTATTACTCCGAATGGTGATGTTAACCCTTGTCCTTACTTACCCGAAAAGGTAGGGAATGTATTAGAAACTCCTTTTGACGAGATCTGGGAGAATAGTGACATGTTTAAAGAACTAAGAACACTTGATTTTGGTGGTAAATGTGGTGATTGTGATTATCTAGAAAAGTGTAGTGGGTGTCGAGCGAGAGCTTATTATTACTATAATAAAGATTATTTAGCACAAGATCCGTGGTGTTTATATAAGAAATCGGGTGAGACAAATGAAGCAAATGTATAA
- the hemB gene encoding porphobilinogen synthase — translation MGFPEYRMRRLRRKQGIRHMVRENQIQVTDLIYPIFVTTGENYENPVPSMPGVYQYSVDMAIKHLEKVYSLGIPAVMLFGVPGYKDERGSSAKDPNEAIQRACSETKKHFPDLIVITDVCMCGFTNHGHCGILKDGDIDNDLTLKELTEIAISHSKAGADMLAPSNMMDGYVKAIRQGLDKHGYENIPIMAYSAKFASNFYGPFRDAAYSSPSQGDRKTYQMDSANGKEAIREVELDINEGADIVMVKPGLSYLDVIKDVKQSFRHPVAAYNVSGEYAMIKAATEKGWLDEKQIVMEVMTSYKRAGADMILTYFAIDIARWLNNKEE, via the coding sequence GTGGGTTTTCCTGAATATCGTATGAGACGATTAAGAAGAAAGCAAGGTATAAGACATATGGTACGTGAAAATCAAATACAAGTTACTGATTTAATCTACCCGATATTTGTAACAACTGGTGAAAATTACGAAAATCCAGTACCTTCTATGCCAGGGGTATATCAATATTCTGTTGATATGGCAATTAAGCATTTAGAAAAGGTTTATAGTTTAGGCATCCCAGCAGTTATGTTATTTGGAGTTCCTGGTTATAAAGATGAGAGAGGTAGTTCCGCAAAAGACCCAAATGAAGCTATCCAACGAGCTTGTAGCGAAACTAAAAAACATTTTCCTGATCTTATAGTGATAACAGATGTTTGTATGTGCGGCTTTACTAATCATGGACATTGTGGAATTTTAAAAGATGGAGATATCGATAACGATTTAACTTTAAAAGAGCTCACAGAAATTGCTATTTCACATTCAAAAGCAGGAGCAGATATGCTTGCCCCTTCAAATATGATGGATGGGTATGTTAAAGCTATTAGACAAGGCCTAGATAAACATGGATATGAAAATATACCGATAATGGCTTATTCTGCTAAATTTGCTTCAAACTTTTATGGTCCGTTTAGAGATGCAGCATATTCTAGCCCTTCACAAGGTGATCGAAAAACTTATCAGATGGACAGTGCAAATGGAAAAGAAGCAATTAGAGAAGTAGAGTTAGATATAAATGAGGGTGCTGATATTGTAATGGTTAAACCTGGTCTTAGTTACCTTGATGTGATAAAAGATGTTAAACAAAGTTTTCGTCACCCTGTAGCAGCTTATAATGTTAGTGGTGAATATGCTATGATTAAAGCTGCAACAGAAAAAGGTTGGTTAGATGAAAAACAGATAGTAATGGAGGTAATGACTAGTTATAAAAGGGCAGGCGCTGATATGATTTTAACTTATTTTGCCATAGATATAGCACGTTGGTTAAATAATAAGGAGGAATAA
- the nirJ1 gene encoding putative heme d1 biosynthesis radical SAM protein NirJ1, with the protein MINVTKLLLENTDYFGDRLRYNKSSYKTKNGVTKDKGPIVVWNCTRTCNLNCIHCYSDSENKRYSGEMTTQEGKEFIDDLVAFKVPVLIFSGGEPLIRNDFFELAEYASKKGIRTTVSTNGTLIDKEMARDLKRLKIGYVGVSLDGIGENNDHFRGQNGAFDSALKGIRNCLSNDQKVGLRVTINKHNYKELPELFKLIEEEDIPRICFYHLVYSGRGSEILDQDISHEETREVMDMIMDYTQYFEKKNKRKEILMVDNHADGIYMYLKMLQKDPKKAERILELLKYNGGNRSGIAISSVDSEGNVHPDQFTQNHTFGNVREKPFGEIWRDTTQNRVLKGLKDRKSLLKGRCSKCKWLDACNGNFRKRAEALYEDFWASDPACYLTDDEIGIN; encoded by the coding sequence ATGATAAATGTAACCAAACTACTACTAGAAAACACAGATTATTTTGGAGACAGGCTAAGATATAACAAAAGTTCATATAAAACAAAAAATGGTGTTACTAAAGATAAAGGCCCAATTGTTGTATGGAACTGTACTAGGACATGTAATTTAAACTGTATACACTGCTACTCTGATTCAGAGAACAAAAGATACAGTGGTGAGATGACAACTCAGGAAGGTAAGGAATTTATTGATGATTTAGTAGCCTTTAAAGTTCCAGTGTTAATATTTTCAGGTGGGGAGCCACTAATTAGAAATGATTTCTTTGAACTAGCTGAGTATGCCTCAAAAAAAGGTATTAGAACAACAGTATCAACAAATGGAACTTTGATAGATAAAGAGATGGCAAGAGATTTAAAGAGGTTAAAAATAGGTTATGTAGGTGTAAGTCTTGATGGTATTGGAGAAAACAATGATCATTTTAGAGGACAAAATGGAGCCTTTGATAGTGCCTTAAAAGGTATTAGAAACTGTTTATCTAACGACCAAAAAGTTGGGCTTCGGGTAACTATTAATAAACATAATTACAAGGAACTTCCGGAATTATTTAAGTTAATAGAAGAAGAAGATATACCACGGATCTGTTTTTATCATCTAGTTTATTCAGGTCGAGGTAGTGAAATTTTAGATCAAGATATTTCTCATGAAGAAACTAGAGAAGTAATGGATATGATCATGGACTATACTCAATACTTTGAAAAGAAAAATAAACGAAAAGAAATCCTTATGGTAGATAACCATGCTGATGGAATATATATGTATTTAAAAATGTTACAAAAAGATCCTAAAAAAGCAGAAAGAATACTTGAACTTTTAAAGTACAATGGAGGAAACCGTTCTGGAATAGCTATTAGTAGTGTTGATAGTGAAGGGAATGTACATCCAGATCAGTTTACTCAAAACCATACATTTGGAAATGTAAGAGAAAAACCCTTTGGTGAAATATGGAGAGACACTACACAAAATCGTGTTTTAAAAGGATTAAAAGATAGAAAATCACTTTTAAAAGGACGCTGTAGTAAGTGTAAATGGTTAGATGCTTGTAATGGAAACTTTAGAAAAAGAGCTGAAGCCTTGTATGAAGACTTCTGGGCTTCTGATCCAGCCTGTTACCTAACAGATGATGAAATAGGCATAAACTAA
- the hemC gene encoding hydroxymethylbilane synthase, with the protein MKLRVGTRKSELALNQTYWVVEKLKKYYPDIEIEIHKLTTKGDEILDKTLSKIGGKALFLKEIQNALLAGDIDLAVHSMKDIPTETPSELEICAVTKRLDPRDVLITKDNNSTLDELQLGSFVGTSSLRRASQLKAYRKDLQITPVRGNINTRLEKLQNSDKLDGIVLAKAGLMRADLTDLIAQEIPEDVIVPCVGQGALGIEIKADNDKLREKLSVLNDENSRTAIYSERTFLNQLGGSCHVPVGGLGRLTEKGLELTGVVAELEGSKVLKETLIGSKDYPVDLGQELAYKLISQGAKEILDSVKNKG; encoded by the coding sequence ATGAAACTAAGAGTTGGGACTAGGAAAAGTGAACTTGCGCTGAATCAGACTTATTGGGTAGTAGAAAAATTAAAAAAGTATTATCCTGATATAGAAATAGAAATTCATAAACTAACTACAAAAGGAGATGAAATTTTAGATAAAACCTTATCTAAAATTGGAGGGAAAGCACTTTTTTTAAAGGAAATACAAAATGCGTTACTAGCTGGTGATATAGATTTAGCGGTACATAGTATGAAAGATATACCTACAGAAACTCCTAGTGAACTAGAGATTTGTGCTGTAACTAAAAGACTAGATCCTCGTGATGTTTTAATAACTAAGGATAATAACTCGACTTTAGATGAACTTCAATTAGGCTCTTTTGTAGGTACTAGTAGTTTACGAAGAGCCTCACAATTAAAAGCATATCGAAAAGACTTGCAGATCACACCTGTACGAGGAAATATTAATACACGTTTAGAAAAACTTCAAAACTCAGACAAGTTAGACGGTATAGTCTTAGCTAAAGCAGGTTTGATGCGTGCAGACTTGACTGATTTAATTGCCCAAGAGATACCAGAGGATGTAATAGTTCCCTGTGTAGGACAAGGTGCTTTAGGTATTGAGATCAAAGCTGATAATGATAAGCTACGGGAAAAGTTATCTGTATTAAATGATGAAAATAGTAGGACAGCCATATATTCAGAAAGAACTTTTCTAAATCAATTAGGTGGGAGTTGTCATGTACCTGTAGGTGGATTAGGAAGATTAACAGAAAAAGGACTTGAGTTAACTGGAGTCGTAGCAGAGTTAGAAGGCTCTAAAGTGTTAAAAGAGACCTTAATTGGCTCAAAAGATTATCCTGTAGACTTAGGTCAGGAATTAGCATATAAATTGATTTCACAAGGTGCTAAAGAAATCTTAGATAGTGTAAAAAACAAAGGGTGA
- the hemA gene encoding glutamyl-tRNA reductase, with product MDVVVLGLNHKTAPVEIREKLSFNSKEVKQFISSTVEKKNLAELSVLSTCNRTEIHFLTDNVMEGINNIINALTNYCNLTQGYLYDYLYTKTNEEAITHIFEVAAGLNSLVIGETEILGQIKQAYYLSDEAGGISSIFHGLYQHVIKAGKKVHSETQINDNAASVSYASVELAKEIFGDLKDKSVLLIGAGQMSELCAKHLLNNGVKSLTVLNRTLERARRIADQFGASYASYEELHNRLQEVDILISSTGAPHFILRDRDIKTVMDSRNYSRMFLIDIAVPRDIDPYINNIDNVYLYCIDDLESVVESNMKVREQEARKAKIILNKEVIDFMAWFKIREVVPLISALKDKADNIRESELQNFQTKLSNLSDKEKQVIDKLTKRIINQLLKEPVLNIKELAAKEKSDVVEVTLAQLFNLEEQVLTKEKLERVNNILEVKDQTGEW from the coding sequence TTGGATGTTGTAGTATTGGGGTTAAATCATAAAACTGCACCTGTTGAGATTAGAGAAAAACTGTCTTTTAATTCAAAAGAAGTTAAACAGTTTATCTCGTCAACAGTTGAGAAAAAAAACTTGGCTGAGCTCAGTGTGTTATCAACTTGTAATAGAACCGAAATTCATTTTTTAACAGACAATGTTATGGAAGGTATTAATAATATAATTAATGCTTTAACAAATTATTGTAACCTAACTCAAGGATATTTGTATGATTATTTATATACTAAAACAAATGAAGAAGCCATAACTCATATTTTTGAAGTTGCTGCAGGATTAAATTCACTAGTGATTGGGGAAACTGAAATTTTAGGACAGATAAAACAAGCATACTATTTATCTGATGAAGCGGGTGGTATCAGTTCTATTTTTCATGGTTTGTATCAACATGTAATCAAGGCTGGAAAAAAAGTGCACTCAGAAACTCAAATTAATGATAATGCAGCATCAGTAAGCTATGCAAGTGTTGAGCTTGCAAAAGAAATATTTGGTGATCTAAAAGATAAATCTGTACTCTTAATTGGTGCTGGACAAATGAGTGAACTTTGTGCTAAACATCTACTAAATAATGGTGTGAAGAGCCTAACTGTACTGAATCGAACATTAGAGCGAGCTAGGAGAATAGCTGACCAATTTGGAGCAAGTTATGCTTCATATGAAGAATTACATAACAGGTTACAAGAAGTCGATATTTTAATTAGTAGCACTGGTGCCCCTCACTTTATTTTAAGAGACCGGGATATTAAAACAGTAATGGATAGCAGAAATTATTCAAGAATGTTTTTAATAGATATAGCTGTACCTAGAGATATTGATCCTTATATTAATAATATAGATAATGTATATTTATATTGTATAGATGATCTAGAATCAGTTGTAGAGTCTAACATGAAAGTAAGAGAGCAAGAAGCTAGAAAAGCAAAGATCATACTTAATAAAGAAGTAATTGATTTTATGGCATGGTTTAAAATACGTGAAGTAGTGCCTTTGATATCTGCTTTAAAAGATAAGGCAGATAATATTCGAGAATCTGAGTTACAAAACTTTCAAACCAAGCTTTCTAATTTAAGTGATAAAGAGAAACAAGTTATTGATAAATTAACAAAGAGAATTATCAATCAATTATTAAAAGAACCCGTGTTAAATATTAAAGAACTTGCTGCTAAAGAAAAAAGTGATGTAGTTGAAGTTACTTTAGCACAATTATTTAATTTAGAGGAACAGGTACTTACTAAGGAAAAGCTAGAACGGGTTAATAATATATTAGAAGTTAAAGATCAAACGGGAGAGTGGTAA
- a CDS encoding YkuS family protein: MTKVALEQELNYLREPLKENGFNPVSMDSDEVVSAAIITGRDEDMMNIEEIEVPVPVIDARGRDEQDIIAELQNKLG; the protein is encoded by the coding sequence TTGACAAAGGTAGCCTTAGAACAAGAATTAAATTATTTAAGAGAGCCATTAAAAGAAAATGGTTTTAATCCAGTATCTATGGATAGTGATGAAGTTGTATCTGCAGCTATTATCACAGGTAGAGATGAAGACATGATGAATATAGAAGAGATAGAAGTACCGGTACCTGTGATAGATGCAAGAGGAAGGGATGAACAAGATATAATCGCTGAACTACAGAATAAACTAGGTTAG
- a CDS encoding flotillin family protein gives MLFIISSILFTVQTLIILFILFVLGVIGLFILKKRYRTATSNEALVITGPNLGNPDNDKRIFVDEEGRSMKIIRGGGVRLKLFQTSTPINLNAFQIELTTPRVYTQEGVPVIADAIATIKIADSLQGIANYAEQFLGKDQNEIEEEVSRVLGTNLRAILAKLRVEEINNNRESFNNQVQEIAQNELNNMGFQITSFGLEDIRDEDPDNGYLINLGRSQIAEVQKQAEKAESEAEKETRIYKAQNEQEAEQEENKRKVEIAESQKEKDIKEAQIKEETERARAKSEQAYELEQARLQQEVKEEEMKVEHIERQKQVEFEEEEKKKRQAQADADAYEVEAKARAEAEEEKIKGETQANIIREKGKAEAEAKEEMAKAMEKYGEAAVIEMLIKMLPDYAKEVSKPLSQINEMKVVDMSGSESKGGASNVANNVTNTMLGIQEGLKESTGMDLKGMLENFTQKSEVASTSEETETEQKEE, from the coding sequence GTGTTATTTATTATTTCAAGTATTCTTTTTACAGTACAGACATTAATTATTTTATTTATTTTGTTTGTTTTAGGTGTTATTGGTTTATTTATTTTAAAAAAACGTTACAGAACAGCCACCTCAAACGAAGCATTAGTCATTACTGGACCAAACCTTGGTAACCCTGATAATGATAAACGAATATTTGTAGATGAAGAAGGAAGAAGTATGAAGATCATTCGTGGTGGAGGAGTCCGTTTAAAACTATTTCAAACTTCAACACCAATTAACTTGAATGCATTTCAAATTGAGCTAACTACACCAAGAGTATATACTCAAGAGGGTGTACCTGTTATAGCAGACGCTATAGCTACTATAAAAATAGCTGACAGTTTACAAGGGATAGCTAATTATGCTGAACAGTTTTTAGGTAAAGACCAAAATGAAATTGAAGAAGAAGTATCACGGGTATTAGGTACTAATCTTCGCGCTATCTTAGCAAAGCTTAGAGTAGAAGAAATTAATAATAATCGTGAATCATTTAATAACCAAGTTCAAGAAATAGCGCAAAATGAATTGAATAATATGGGCTTTCAAATAACCTCTTTTGGGTTAGAAGATATAAGAGATGAGGACCCTGATAATGGCTACTTAATTAACCTAGGGAGATCGCAAATTGCTGAAGTACAAAAACAGGCGGAAAAAGCTGAATCTGAAGCAGAGAAAGAAACCCGAATTTATAAAGCTCAAAATGAACAAGAAGCGGAACAAGAAGAAAATAAACGTAAAGTTGAAATTGCCGAATCCCAAAAAGAAAAGGATATAAAAGAGGCTCAAATTAAAGAAGAAACAGAAAGAGCTAGAGCTAAGTCGGAACAGGCTTATGAATTAGAACAAGCTAGGTTACAACAAGAAGTAAAAGAAGAAGAAATGAAAGTTGAACATATAGAAAGACAAAAACAAGTAGAATTTGAAGAAGAAGAGAAAAAGAAAAGGCAAGCTCAAGCAGATGCTGATGCATATGAGGTTGAAGCAAAAGCAAGAGCTGAAGCAGAAGAGGAAAAAATTAAAGGTGAAACCCAAGCAAATATTATTAGAGAGAAAGGTAAAGCTGAAGCAGAAGCTAAAGAAGAAATGGCAAAAGCAATGGAGAAGTATGGAGAAGCAGCAGTTATTGAAATGCTTATAAAGATGCTTCCAGATTATGCAAAAGAAGTTTCTAAACCATTATCTCAGATTAATGAAATGAAGGTTGTAGATATGAGTGGATCAGAGTCTAAAGGTGGAGCAAGTAATGTTGCAAATAATGTTACTAACACTATGCTTGGTATTCAAGAAGGATTAAAAGAAAGTACTGGAATGGACCTAAAAGGTATGTTAGAAAACTTCACACAAAAAAGTGAAGTAGCCTCAACTAGTGAAGAGACTGAAACAGAACAAAAAGAAGAATAA
- a CDS encoding VanW family protein produces MIKRYLDWYLTNKRWAKKKTENLLDYTIFSHKTPLLRKLKDVDMGMQYNKIKNLKLATKKLDKIVIHPGETFSYWRLIGKPTKKKGYVHGMVLQDGKVKSGVGGGLCQLSNLIYWMTLHTPLTVTERYRHTYDVFPDSKRKMPFGSGATCTYNFIDLQIKNDTNQTFQLVLYLTEDELIGEWRSDQELCHTYEVYEKDHWITHEHWGGYIRHNIIHRKVYNQKNELINDEYVTENHAIMMYQPFLQKASMN; encoded by the coding sequence ATGATAAAACGTTATTTAGATTGGTATCTGACTAATAAAAGATGGGCTAAAAAGAAAACAGAAAATCTATTAGATTATACTATTTTTTCTCATAAAACACCTTTACTTAGAAAGCTTAAAGATGTAGATATGGGGATGCAGTATAATAAAATTAAAAATTTAAAGCTAGCTACAAAAAAATTAGACAAGATTGTCATTCACCCAGGTGAAACATTTTCTTATTGGCGCTTAATAGGTAAGCCAACAAAGAAAAAAGGGTATGTTCACGGAATGGTTCTACAAGACGGGAAAGTAAAGTCAGGGGTAGGTGGTGGTTTATGCCAACTTTCTAATTTGATATATTGGATGACACTACATACCCCACTTACAGTCACAGAAAGATACCGTCATACCTATGATGTCTTTCCTGACTCAAAGAGGAAAATGCCTTTTGGAAGTGGAGCAACATGTACTTATAATTTTATTGATCTACAAATTAAAAATGATACAAACCAAACATTTCAATTAGTGTTGTACTTAACTGAAGACGAGTTAATAGGTGAGTGGCGCTCTGATCAAGAGTTATGTCATACTTATGAAGTATATGAAAAAGATCATTGGATAACTCATGAACATTGGGGTGGCTATATTAGACACAATATAATACATAGAAAAGTATATAATCAAAAAAATGAATTAATTAATGATGAATATGTAACAGAAAATCATGCGATTATGATGTATCAACCTTTTTTACAAAAAGCTTCAATGAATTAA
- a CDS encoding manganese efflux pump MntP family protein, translated as MNLIPIIFLVVSSTLDDLGVGFSIGMQRRIPVQIILIIALFSGATMAIGIFLGDILYPLIPAGIDDLIAALVFLSFGIYFIFKKTDPDDQKKEPIDLNTYMGIILGITLSINSLVLGVSAGITGYPIIFTSLLAFFLSFIFLLVGSLFGKAVQPILNRADLISGFLLIALAFVTLLTS; from the coding sequence ATGAATTTAATACCGATAATATTCCTAGTTGTATCTTCTACATTAGATGATTTAGGAGTAGGGTTTAGTATTGGAATGCAAAGAAGAATTCCGGTTCAAATAATACTAATAATTGCTTTATTTTCTGGAGCTACTATGGCTATAGGTATATTTTTAGGTGATATACTATATCCTCTGATACCTGCAGGTATAGATGACTTGATTGCAGCTTTAGTATTTTTATCATTTGGTATCTATTTCATTTTTAAAAAAACAGACCCTGATGACCAAAAAAAAGAACCTATAGATTTAAATACTTATATGGGAATCATACTTGGTATAACCCTTAGTATTAATTCATTAGTATTAGGAGTTTCGGCTGGTATAACAGGGTATCCAATAATTTTTACAAGCCTACTGGCATTTTTTTTAAGTTTTATATTCTTATTAGTTGGTTCATTATTTGGTAAAGCAGTGCAACCAATATTAAATAGAGCAGATTTAATATCAGGATTTTTGTTGATTGCATTAGCTTTTGTCACTTTATTAACATCATAG
- a CDS encoding M67 family metallopeptidase, with translation MEKLVISKRNYEEIIKYCKKGLPNEACGLMAGYQQKQEGVVSKVYLMTNIKKSPEEYLLDPEEQVKVFKEIEQLDLQLISIFHSHPKTPCRPSIKDINDAYYPDVMYSIVSFLYEIEFRVFKIIEGNYREVDLEINP, from the coding sequence ATGGAAAAGCTTGTTATCTCTAAAAGAAATTATGAAGAAATTATTAAATATTGTAAAAAAGGGTTACCTAATGAAGCATGTGGACTTATGGCTGGATATCAACAAAAACAAGAAGGTGTTGTTAGCAAAGTTTATTTAATGACAAATATAAAGAAAAGTCCTGAAGAGTATTTATTAGACCCCGAAGAACAAGTGAAAGTTTTTAAAGAAATTGAACAGTTAGATTTACAACTAATATCTATTTTTCATTCTCACCCTAAAACCCCATGTCGCCCGTCAATTAAAGATATTAATGATGCGTACTATCCTGATGTAATGTATAGTATAGTCTCTTTTCTATATGAAATAGAGTTTCGTGTGTTTAAAATAATAGAAGGTAATTATCGTGAGGTTGACCTAGAAATAAATCCTTAA
- the trpB gene encoding tryptophan synthase subunit beta yields the protein MSNKGYFGDFGGQYVHGSLKASLEELANCYYKYRDDQEFNKELLHYLKVFSGRPTSLYFAENLTEKLGGAKIYLKREDLNHLGAHKINNTIGQILLAKKMGKKEIVAETGAGQHGVATAAVSAKFGFKCTIFMGELDAKKQPLNVFRMELLGAKVVKVNKGNKNLNDAVNEALNYWIEHYRNTHYLLGSCVGPHPFPTIVKDFQSIIGREAKEQIIELEGKLPNHVVACIGGGSNAIGIFTSFLDHPEINLYGVEAGGISLDDGNHSATLSKGQPGILHGSYSYFLKDSNNKPMSTHSISSGLDYPGVGPEHAYFKSENRVNYVAISDHEAVKAYQDLSFYEGIIPALESSHALAYLYKLAPQLTKDELIVLNLSGRGDKDVEAVSNYLDS from the coding sequence AGAGTTTAATAAGGAACTTTTACATTATTTAAAAGTATTTAGTGGTCGTCCCACATCTCTTTATTTTGCAGAAAATTTAACAGAAAAATTAGGTGGAGCAAAGATATATTTAAAAAGGGAAGACCTTAATCATTTAGGAGCCCATAAAATTAATAATACGATTGGTCAGATTCTTCTAGCAAAAAAAATGGGCAAAAAGGAAATAGTAGCAGAAACTGGAGCTGGGCAACATGGGGTAGCGACAGCTGCGGTTTCAGCAAAATTCGGATTTAAATGTACAATTTTTATGGGAGAACTTGATGCTAAAAAGCAGCCTTTAAATGTTTTTAGAATGGAATTACTTGGTGCTAAAGTGGTAAAAGTTAACAAAGGTAACAAAAACCTCAATGATGCAGTGAACGAAGCTCTAAACTATTGGATAGAACACTATAGAAATACACACTATTTACTCGGATCTTGTGTAGGGCCTCATCCTTTTCCTACAATTGTTAAAGATTTTCAATCAATAATTGGACGAGAAGCAAAAGAGCAAATAATTGAGTTAGAAGGAAAACTACCTAATCATGTAGTAGCATGTATAGGAGGAGGAAGTAACGCTATTGGTATTTTTACTAGTTTTTTAGATCATCCTGAAATAAATTTATATGGAGTTGAAGCAGGTGGAATTAGTCTCGATGATGGTAATCATTCTGCTACTTTGAGTAAAGGTCAACCAGGTATACTCCATGGTTCCTACAGTTACTTTCTCAAAGATAGTAATAATAAACCTATGAGTACTCATTCAATTTCCTCTGGGTTAGATTACCCTGGTGTCGGACCTGAACATGCATATTTTAAAAGTGAAAATAGAGTAAATTATGTAGCTATTAGTGATCATGAAGCTGTTAAAGCTTATCAAGACTTATCTTTTTATGAAGGTATCATTCCTGCTTTAGAAAGTAGTCATGCCCTTGCTTATCTATATAAGCTAGCACCACAATTAACTAAAGATGAATTAATTGTTTTAAATTTATCAGGCAGAGGAGATAAAGATGTTGAAGCAGTTTCAAATTATTTAGATTCATAA